ATATAATACAAGGTTCTCTATGTCCTCCTTCTAATGAGGTGCCTTTTCCTTCTCTAAAGGGATAAGCAGAACCTGCATGGTCTCCATAACTTAACCACGGACCATTATCTGAAGTAAAAATGACTATTGTATTTTCCTCAAGATTATTTTCTTTTAATGTTTTTAATATTTGACCTACAGACCAATCTATTTCCATAATCACATCACCATACAACCCTCTTTTTGATTTTCCTTTAAACTTGTCTGAAACATACAATGGAACATGGGGTTGTGGATGGGCTATATATAAGAAAAAAGGATCCTTTTTATTCTTCTTAATAAAGTCAATACTTCTTTCTGTAATTTGAGTTGTAAGTAAAGATTGATTGGTCAATGTATCAATAATCGTATTATTATCATATAAAGGAAGTGGGCCATAATTAGACCCTGCCCCTTGATCTGGGTGAAATGGCCACATATCATTAGAATAAGGAATACCAAAATACTCATCAAAACCCTGATTGTTAGGCATGAACATAGAATGATCTCCCAAATGCCATTTTCCAAAAATACCGGTATGATAACCAGCTGCTTTCAACATTTCGGCTATAGTGATTTCTGATAAACTTAACCCTATTTTACTATTAGGAGGATATGCACCATGTACACCAACTCGATTAGGATAACACCCCGTAAGGAGGGCAGCTCTAGATGCTGAACAGATTGGTTGTGCCGTATAATAATCAGTTAATCGGATGCCATTTTTAGCCATTTTATCTAAATGAGGTGTTTCAATATTTGGAGATCCGTAACACCCTAAATCTTCATACCCTTGATCGTCTGTTAAAATGATAATTACATTGGGTTTATCATCCTTTATTTTTTTTTCCCTTTCTAAAAATTGATGATGTTTACAAGAAATAATACTCAATAAAAAAGAGAAAATACATAATACTCTTTTTTTTCTACCTACTAATATTAAGTTCAAATTTGTCACTACCAAGCGAAACAATGTCAATAAAACTAGATTTGTTGTTCTCATAATCTTTGATAATTCTTAGCCTATATAAACTTTTATACAATAGTTTATATTTTAGTAAAACTAAATCGATTTAGTGACATTAAAAAATAAATATTTGATTTTTATGAATTCTTTATCTAAGATGAATAAAACTTATTAATATAATTTACTTTCAGACCGGAAATCTCTGTATTTGAAACCATTGAAAAGGATGGAATTAACAAGGCTAAAACTCCTTTTAGCTATCTAAATGTATCCATATATTTACAAATACAATACTTTCACTAGACTAATTAAACTAAAAGGAATTATATACTCTTATAATGTTTATATAACTTAATTATTAATCATGGTTTATATGATTAGTCATAAAACCATTAATGACTCCCTCCCCTGCCATTTATTATTAAAATTATATATTAATACACTAACACATTTACAGCAATTGCTACAAACATATAATTCTTGAAGACATGTTAACCAAATAGTAAAAGAATGCTTAGCGATAAATAACATTGTAGAATTCACCATTAAGAGTTCCTATCTTATTGATACAATACGCAGAGGATGATCTAATTATATAATTAATAATTTGTTTGTTACAATAAAGTTAATATATTTACAATTCACTAAATCGATTTAGTGAATTGTAAAATATAACTAAACTATACTCTTAATTAATGAAAAAAACCAAACAAACAAAAGAAACACCATTGCTGACTATGGTGTCTTTGAAGCGCAAAAAAGAAAGACACAAAATTGCTATTATGTTAGGAATTATAATTTTTTGTCTTATTCAAACTAATGCTTTTGCTTTTTATCAGCAAAATGATCAAATTGTTATTACTGGAATTGTTACTGACTCTAAAGGAATTCCATTACCTGGAGTTAATGTTTCTGAAAAGAATACAAACAATGGTGCCATTACCGATTTTGATGGTAATTTTACTATTAAAGTATCTTCTCAAAATTCAGTATTAGTTTTTTCTTATGTTAGTTTAAAAACATTAGAAATAACTGTTGGACAAAATACGAAACTTAATATTCAACTTGAAAACGATCCTCAATCATTAGATGAGGTGGTTTTAGTGGGTTATGGTAGCCAAAAAAGAATAAGTGTCGTAGGAGCACAATCTACTATTAAACCTCAAGAACTTAAACAACCTGTAGCTAATATTAGCACTATGCTTGCAGGTAGAGTTGCCGGATTAACAGGTGTGCAACGTGATGGTTTACCTGGGTATGATGGTGCCGACATTTGGATACGTGGTATTTCTTCTTTTGGAAACGCAAAGCCCTTGGTATTAGTCGATGGGGTGGAGAGGTCCTTAGATAATTTAAATCCAAATGATATTTCATCTTTCACAATACTAAAAGACGCATCAGCAACTGCTGTTTATGGTATTCGTGGTGCAAATGGAGTTATTCTTATAGAAACAAAAAAAGGCACATTAGGCAAACCCAAAGTTACAGTAGACTATAATGAAGGTGTTACTTTTTTCACCAAAGTACCTGAACTAGCCAATGGAGAGACCTATATGAGGTTAGCTAATGAGGCTCTAACTACTCGTGGTCAAATACCTAGATACTCAGAAGAGTATATTCAAAATACCGTTAATAAAGTAGATCCATTTTTATATCCCGATGTGGATTGGATAGATGCTGTGTTTAATGACTTTGGTAGAAATCGTCAAGGTTTTGTTAACGTATCTGGTGGTTCTGAAGATGCAGTATATTATGTATCTGTTGGGTATTATGATGAAACGGGGTTGTTTGTTACAGATGGGTTTGAGGATTACGATTCTGACACTAGATTTAAACGTTATAATTTTACATCAAATTTAACGGTAGATATTACAAAAACCACTAAAGCTCATGTAGGTGTACAAGGTTATGTATCCGATGGCACTTATCCTGGTGCAGGAGTTGGATCCGTTTTTAGTGCTGCTATGGAAGCTCCTCCTGTGGTTTATCCAGTTCTATATCCTGGAGGCTTTGTTCCAGGGAGAAGCTCGAATGGAGGGCTAAGAAACCCTTATGCTGATGTGGCACGTAGAGGATATCAAAATCAAATAAAAAACAACTTAAACTCAAATTTACGTTTAACTCAACAATTAAATTTTTTAACAGAAGGTTTGTCATGGACTGGTATGTTTGCTTTTGATACTTATAATCAGCAATACATAACGAGAAATAAAAGAGAAACAACCTATTTTGTAGATGAAAATTTCCCATACACTGAAGATGGAGAATTGTTGCTGAATGAAACCTATCTAGGGCAAAATTATTTAGGATATGACAGAAGTAATGGAGGTAATAGAAAGTTCTATATAGAAACATCCTTTAGTTACAATCGTGATTTTGATAAACATTCGATTAGCGGTTTATTTTTATATAATCAGTCTGATTACGTTGATGCTTTTGCTGGAGATTTTATAGGCTCTATTCCCTTTAGAAATAGAGGTGTTGCAGGTCGAGCTACTTATGCTTATGACGATAAATACTTCTTTGAAGTTAATGCAGGTTACAACGGTTCTGAAAATTTTGCACCATCAAATCGTTATGGTTTCTTTCCCTCCCTAGCTTTTGGTTGGGTGGCTTCAAATGAGAAGTTTTTTGAGCCAATAAGCAATACTATTAGTTATTTAAAAATTAGATATTCTGATGGGCTTGTAGGTGATGAATCTGGAGCTGGTAGATTTGCTTATCTTGATAGAGTGGATCAAGCTGGAGGCTTTGGATATACTTTTGGTGAAAATGCCACGGGTCAAGATGGTATTCGTGAAACTTATTATGGTGTAGATGTTGCTTGGTCTGAATCAAGAAAGCAAGATTTAGGTATTGAGATGAATCTATTTGACAACAAACTTCAACTTATTTTTGATGTATTTAAAGAACATACAGAAGGAGCATTCCTCCGTAGAAGAGATTTGCCTAATTATTTAGGGCTTACCGGAGATCCTTATGGAAACCTAGGAATTGTGGAGAATAAAGGTTTTGATGGAAGTATTAACTTTAGTAATTCTTTTGGAGACTTTAATCTAGGATTTAGAGGTACCTTCTCGTATAACAGAAATAACATTCTTAAAAATGGAGATCCAAAACAACTTTACGATTGGCAAGACCGTATAGGGACTCCATTATTAGCAATATATGGCTTAGAAGCATTAGGATTGTATTCTCTTGACGACGATTCTAACGGTGATGGTTTCATTACTTCAGATGATGGTGATTTTCCAGAACAGTTTGGTCAAATAATGCCTGGAGATATTAGATATAGAGACCTTAATGAGGATGGTAAAATTGACTCTTATGACCAAAAAGAAATTGGGCAAGGAGATGTTCCTGCACTTACCTATGGGTTTGGGGTCACGGTAGAATGTAAAGGTTTGGATATTAGTTTATTTTTTCAGGGACAGAATGAAGCCGATAGAAT
The genomic region above belongs to Mariniflexile litorale and contains:
- a CDS encoding sulfatase, with translation MNLILVGRKKRVLCIFSFLLSIISCKHHQFLEREKKIKDDKPNVIIILTDDQGYEDLGCYGSPNIETPHLDKMAKNGIRLTDYYTAQPICSASRAALLTGCYPNRVGVHGAYPPNSKIGLSLSEITIAEMLKAAGYHTGIFGKWHLGDHSMFMPNNQGFDEYFGIPYSNDMWPFHPDQGAGSNYGPLPLYDNNTIIDTLTNQSLLTTQITERSIDFIKKNKKDPFFLYIAHPQPHVPLYVSDKFKGKSKRGLYGDVIMEIDWSVGQILKTLKENNLEENTIVIFTSDNGPWLSYGDHAGSAYPFREGKGTSLEGGHREPCIIYYPKKIKLGRTINIPIMNIDILPTIAEITKSSLPKSIIDGKSVWNIWTGESTVSPQEAYYFYYHTNELHGVRYKNWKMYFPHRYRTLNSRLGGENGYPVNYEYKIMDDIELYNLSIDISETTNVAVENPEVVEVIKSLADDMRIKLGDALTNVKGKENRPIGKI
- a CDS encoding TonB-dependent receptor, with translation MKKTKQTKETPLLTMVSLKRKKERHKIAIMLGIIIFCLIQTNAFAFYQQNDQIVITGIVTDSKGIPLPGVNVSEKNTNNGAITDFDGNFTIKVSSQNSVLVFSYVSLKTLEITVGQNTKLNIQLENDPQSLDEVVLVGYGSQKRISVVGAQSTIKPQELKQPVANISTMLAGRVAGLTGVQRDGLPGYDGADIWIRGISSFGNAKPLVLVDGVERSLDNLNPNDISSFTILKDASATAVYGIRGANGVILIETKKGTLGKPKVTVDYNEGVTFFTKVPELANGETYMRLANEALTTRGQIPRYSEEYIQNTVNKVDPFLYPDVDWIDAVFNDFGRNRQGFVNVSGGSEDAVYYVSVGYYDETGLFVTDGFEDYDSDTRFKRYNFTSNLTVDITKTTKAHVGVQGYVSDGTYPGAGVGSVFSAAMEAPPVVYPVLYPGGFVPGRSSNGGLRNPYADVARRGYQNQIKNNLNSNLRLTQQLNFLTEGLSWTGMFAFDTYNQQYITRNKRETTYFVDENFPYTEDGELLLNETYLGQNYLGYDRSNGGNRKFYIETSFSYNRDFDKHSISGLFLYNQSDYVDAFAGDFIGSIPFRNRGVAGRATYAYDDKYFFEVNAGYNGSENFAPSNRYGFFPSLAFGWVASNEKFFEPISNTISYLKIRYSDGLVGDESGAGRFAYLDRVDQAGGFGYTFGENATGQDGIRETYYGVDVAWSESRKQDLGIEMNLFDNKLQLIFDVFKEHTEGAFLRRRDLPNYLGLTGDPYGNLGIVENKGFDGSINFSNSFGDFNLGFRGTFSYNRNNILKNGDPKQLYDWQDRIGTPLLAIYGLEALGLYSLDDDSNGDGFITSDDGDFPEQFGQIMPGDIRYRDLNEDGKIDSYDQKEIGQGDVPALTYGFGVTVECKGLDISLFFQGQNEADRIINGGGIRPFDGGGGTTNLYAIAEDRWTPENDNSNVFYPRLSFGDTGIGQNNNSQTSTWWLRDIDFLRLKTAEIGYSFPEKFSSKFGIENTRIYMRGTNLFTLSKFDLWDPELNTSNGATYPNISVISFGFNVLF